One Numenius arquata chromosome 9, bNumArq3.hap1.1, whole genome shotgun sequence DNA window includes the following coding sequences:
- the DNAJC5G gene encoding dnaJ homolog subfamily C member 5G isoform X2 gives MAEPGRPQRKLSRVGESLYRVLGLEKGSSPEEIKKAYRKLALKYHPDKNPDDPAAAERFKEINSAHATLSDEDKRRLYDQYGSLGLYVAEQFGDDAVKHYFLMSKWWFQALVLCCGALTCCCCCCCCFFCCGTCCPPKEDESYKYVDPKDLEAPSVPDPQGPVVVQPPPAVPEPLPAASARTEA, from the exons ATGGCGGAGCCCGGGCGGCCGCAGCGGAAGCTGTCCCGGGTCGGGGAGAGCCTCTACCGCGTCCTGGGCCTGGAGAAGGGCAGCTCCCCCGAGGAGATCAAGAAGGCCTATCG GAAGCTGGCGCTCAAGTACCACCCGGACAAGAACCCCGACGACCCGGCGGCGGCCGAGCGGTTCAAGGAGATCAACAGCGCCCACGCCACGCTGAGCGACGAGGACAAGCGCCGTCTCTACGACCAGTACGGCTCCCTGGGGCTCTACGTGGCCGAGCAGTTCGGGGACGATGCCGTCAAGCACTACTTCCTCATGTCCAAGTGGTGGTTCCAG GCCCTGGTGCTGTGCTGCGGTGCtctcacctgctgctgctgctgctgctgctgcttcttctgctgCGGGACGTGCTGCCCGCCCAAGGAGGACGAGTCCTACAAGTACGTCGACCCCAAGGACCTGGAGGC CCCTTCTGTTCCAGACCCGCAGGGACCTGTTGTGGTGCAGCCCCCGCCGGCCGTCCCCGAGCCCTTGCCGGCCGCCAGCGCCAGGACTGAGGCCTGA
- the DNAJC5G gene encoding dnaJ homolog subfamily C member 5G isoform X1, with protein MAEPGRPQRKLSRVGESLYRVLGLEKGSSPEEIKKAYRKLALKYHPDKNPDDPAAAERFKEINSAHATLSDEDKRRLYDQYGSLGLYVAEQFGDDAVKHYFLMSKWWFQALVLCCGALTCCCCCCCCFFCCGTCCPPKEDESYKYVDPKDLEAQMRAEDSDPQGPVVVQPPPAVPEPLPAASARTEA; from the exons ATGGCGGAGCCCGGGCGGCCGCAGCGGAAGCTGTCCCGGGTCGGGGAGAGCCTCTACCGCGTCCTGGGCCTGGAGAAGGGCAGCTCCCCCGAGGAGATCAAGAAGGCCTATCG GAAGCTGGCGCTCAAGTACCACCCGGACAAGAACCCCGACGACCCGGCGGCGGCCGAGCGGTTCAAGGAGATCAACAGCGCCCACGCCACGCTGAGCGACGAGGACAAGCGCCGTCTCTACGACCAGTACGGCTCCCTGGGGCTCTACGTGGCCGAGCAGTTCGGGGACGATGCCGTCAAGCACTACTTCCTCATGTCCAAGTGGTGGTTCCAG GCCCTGGTGCTGTGCTGCGGTGCtctcacctgctgctgctgctgctgctgctgcttcttctgctgCGGGACGTGCTGCCCGCCCAAGGAGGACGAGTCCTACAAGTACGTCGACCCCAAGGACCTGGAGGCGCAGATGCGTGCGGAGGACAGCG ACCCGCAGGGACCTGTTGTGGTGCAGCCCCCGCCGGCCGTCCCCGAGCCCTTGCCGGCCGCCAGCGCCAGGACTGAGGCCTGA